GTGTCAGTGACAGTGGAGCTAGCTACTTAGCCCATGGAGGCTTGTGAAGGAGCCAAACCCTGCAGCCCCTTAAACCGGAGGAACATGTCTACGTGGCAAGGTGATGACGCGACAATAACCAAATTTCGGCTGTCGTCAACAAAACGGTTTTGGTCAATGGACTAACAAAGCTTACTCCGAATCAGATGCACCAAATTTAAGCTACTGTACACACTCATTCCGATATTCACAGGAATTAAGCGTCTACACCAGCAAACCGAAAGAGATGCACCCCACAACGGTTGCAGAGTGAATAGTGCAATCACCCTAAAGTTGACAGGAACAAAGACGGCAGGTTTGTtgtcatcaacaacaacaacaatcctAAACAACAACACAGGATGAGATTCTCTGGTGCTCTTGGTCTCTTGTTAACGTTCAAAAGCGCTCGCGCCTTTTCGGTGCTGCCTGCCCCATCCGCGGCGACGTCGGGCAAGCACGCCTTCCGTTACCCCGCCGGCACCGTCGTGTTGACCACACACTTGTACAGTCTCCTTGACAATATCAAATCGGACTCATACAATCtcatcagcaccaacaacaatcagGGAGACGACGTCAACTTGTCCGATGCCTACGAAATGTTCGTCGCAGATCTTgtcttttccaccaacaACCCGCGCGTCGACGAAGTGCGCATTGGACTCCGAGATCTATACAACATCATCATTGACATACAAACCCGCGTTGAAGTCAGCAAGTTGGCCGAACAACGTCAGGCCGTCAAAGCCGCTTCCGTAGAGCAGTAGCGCCGACGTGGAAGCCAATGCAGATGCCGGACAATCCAGGCTCGTGCCATTGAAACACAAACCaataaagaagaaatggaccaCCAACAGGTCAAACAGAGCTTTTACAAGACGGAAATTACGCCTGAAATTTGTTTGAGCTACGAAGGGCTTTTGAAAACAGTCCTGCCCCTGTACAGGGCGGGTGACTTTCGGAACGTGTCCATTCTTACCAGTATCACAAAAGCACAGGTGGTTGCCGCTCCAGCATTGTGGTTGGAGCAAAAGTGGCTACATGATTAGAATTGACAAAGGCTTACATGATTGTAAATTAAAAATtcttactttacagttaatactGTTTCCTTCAAATACACACGATGGTTTTTGGTAAATCTCAGCAAGTTGGTTGCAATGACTAAATATATGAAGCAAGCTCCAATGGAATACTTACTCTGAGACAACAAAACAGTTTGGTCTGGAAATTCAACAGAATGTGCATTGATCCTTGTAGTGGTGGTCAAGATTTGGTCCTGTAATTGTCTGTCCCAAAATGGTTGTTTTCCGAACACGTGGCAAACGTTACAATGAATACGgtaaccctaaccctaacgtgatatcccagaggaaggatatgatatcccagagggaatacacgacacaaacaatttgcggagaacagctgactgtgaatgtgaaagctgtgtgcCGGACGTCCGCAGGTTAGGTGTCCCAGAgcagtagctctaaccctatttgatatcccagagggaataggtgatatcccagaggaaggatatgatatcccagagggaatacacgacacaaacaatttgcggaagaacagctgactgtgaatgtgaaagctgtgtgcCGGACGTCCGCAGGTTAGGTgtcccagaggagtagctctaaccctatttgatatcccagagggaataggtgatatcccagaggaaggatatgatatcccagagggaatacacgacacaaacaatttgcggaagaacagctgactgtgaatgtgaaagctgtgtgcCGGACGTCCgcaggttaggtatcccagaggagtagctcgaaccctatttgatatcccagagtgaataggtgatatcccagaggaaggatatgatatcccagagggaatacacgacacaaacaatttgcggaagaacagctgactgtgaatgtgaaagctgtgtgccggacgtcagcaagttaggtatcccagaggagtagctcgaaccctatttgatatcccagagggaataggtgatatcccagaggaaggatatgatatcccagaggaaatacacgacacaaacaatttgcagaagaacagctgactgtgaatgtgaaagctgtatgctggacgtcagcaagttaggtatcccagaggagtagctcgaaccctatttgatatcccagagggaatacatgatatcccagaggaaggatatgatatcccagaggaaatacacgacacaaacaatttgcggaagaacagctgactgtgaatgtgaaagctgtatgctggacgtcagcaagttaggtatcccagaggagtagctcgaaccctatttgatatcccagagggaataggtgatatctcagagcaaaaccctgctatcccagagggattacttagacatcccagagggaaaccctgctatcccagaggaattacttaggaagagtttttggataaattttatacaGCAAGGTATatagttactactctgggatacccctccccttaggtcaactctcgtc
The Phaeodactylum tricornutum CCAP 1055/1 PHATR_bd_25x34 genomic scaffold, whole genome shotgun sequence genome window above contains:
- a CDS encoding predicted protein: MRFSGALGLLLTFKSARAFSVLPAPSAATSGKHAFRYPAGTVVLTTHLYSLLDNIKSDSYNLISTNNNQGDDVNLSDAYEMFVADLVFSTNNPRVDEVRIGLRDLYNIIIDIQTRVEVSKLAEQRQAVKAASVEQCRTIQARAIETQTNKEEMDHQQVKQSFYKTEITPEICLSYEGLLKTVLPLYRAGDFRNVSILTSITKAQVVAAPALWLEQKWLHD